One window from the genome of Gimesia aquarii encodes:
- a CDS encoding DUF1501 domain-containing protein encodes MSVTSNNRRCAGPMKRRTFLEVGGSSLLGLGMVDILRQQAIAKAAGVSLNDTSVIFVWLPGGPPHMETYDMKPGAPAEYRGELGPIHTNVPGIDVCEMLPQHAKVADKFNLIRSIHHEFADHGGGHKRLMTGRVPATPVGTVNDAPAVSSIVKKMLQKNGNEMPVCVSEVDSSRASIDTFAMGPAYLGASMTPFIVAGDPSAPDFKVQNIGVKSSMEARLDDRIAMLNGIDNFRRDVDKSGSMKAMDSFNRQAVDMLTSEKVRNAFDLSKEPKEIRDRYGWNAYGQRAILGRRLVESGVRFVTMVWEHPYPGKGTPKTAAYNWDSHAVNAHLFKDCDWRLPPYDQAVSALIEDLYQRGLDRKVLLVVTGEFGRTPKINVQRGTQTGVMQPGRDHWPKAMSVLVSGGGMRTGQVIGATNPRGEYPVERRMTPNDLWATVYRHLGVDHEHVLHDLQGRPVAILPFGKPIRELLPTSA; translated from the coding sequence ATGAGTGTTACTTCCAATAATCGCCGCTGTGCGGGACCTATGAAACGGCGAACGTTCCTTGAAGTAGGGGGATCAAGCCTCTTAGGCTTAGGGATGGTTGATATTCTTCGTCAACAGGCAATCGCAAAGGCTGCCGGCGTTTCTCTTAATGATACTTCAGTGATATTCGTCTGGCTTCCCGGCGGTCCTCCGCATATGGAAACCTATGACATGAAGCCGGGCGCGCCGGCTGAATATCGGGGTGAACTAGGCCCGATCCACACAAATGTACCTGGTATCGACGTTTGTGAAATGCTACCACAGCATGCCAAAGTAGCCGATAAATTTAATTTGATTCGTTCAATTCATCATGAGTTTGCCGATCATGGAGGCGGCCATAAACGATTAATGACAGGTCGGGTTCCCGCGACACCAGTGGGAACTGTCAATGATGCACCTGCAGTCAGTAGCATTGTGAAAAAGATGTTACAAAAAAATGGCAATGAAATGCCGGTTTGTGTAAGTGAAGTCGATTCCTCTCGCGCCTCAATTGATACCTTTGCCATGGGGCCCGCTTATCTCGGTGCTTCAATGACTCCATTTATAGTGGCAGGAGATCCCAGTGCTCCTGATTTCAAAGTGCAAAACATCGGAGTCAAATCTTCGATGGAAGCCCGCCTGGACGATCGGATTGCCATGTTGAATGGGATTGATAACTTTCGGCGAGATGTCGACAAAAGCGGTTCGATGAAAGCAATGGACAGCTTCAATCGCCAGGCTGTCGATATGCTGACGAGTGAAAAAGTGCGTAACGCATTTGATCTCTCCAAGGAACCAAAAGAAATACGCGATCGCTATGGTTGGAATGCTTATGGCCAGCGGGCTATTTTGGGACGACGACTCGTCGAATCTGGTGTGAGGTTTGTCACAATGGTTTGGGAGCATCCCTATCCTGGCAAAGGAACTCCCAAAACAGCGGCATATAACTGGGATTCTCACGCCGTCAATGCCCATCTGTTTAAAGACTGTGACTGGCGTTTACCACCTTATGACCAGGCTGTTTCAGCACTCATTGAAGATTTATATCAACGCGGACTGGACCGAAAGGTATTACTCGTAGTCACTGGCGAATTCGGACGAACTCCAAAAATCAATGTACAACGTGGAACACAAACGGGTGTGATGCAACCTGGTCGAGATCACTGGCCAAAGGCCATGTCTGTCCTTGTTTCCGGTGGTGGAATGCGAACCGGTCAGGTTATTGGCGCAACCAATCCCAGAGGTGAATATCCTGTTGAACGTCGAATGACCCCCAATGACCTTTGGGCCACCGTGTATCGTCACCTGGGAGTTGATCATGAACATGTTTTACATGACCTCCAGGGGCGGCCTGTGGCGATCTTGCCCTTCGGCAAACCGATTCGTGAACTCCTGCCAACATCCGCCTGA
- a CDS encoding DUF1549 and DUF1553 domain-containing protein, with translation MNSKFAIRLLIPCLGALLILNPQLTYADQLSGFLPNQAKTIVFNDPDARQQLLITLKEKSGGIRDVTREVRYHVEPEGVVRVSKTGYVTPIANGQATITAQLNSITPLVFPVQVSSFEKQRAVSFYNDVIPQLTRAGCNSGACHGTPAGKNNFRLSLLGYEPRNDFEFITKESQGRRVSPAAPETSLLLRKATGGIPHNGGKRFEKNGAEYNLIKRWIQEGMKYDPENDPIVERIELFPKDRVLPRQSTQQLIVMAYFSDGTSRDITRKAEFKPNQPMMAEVDEHGVVRVKEFTGTTSVMIRFQEHVAVFMATIPLGKPTPNLPKPSNFIDEHIFAKLKVLGLPPSGECDDATFLRRTTLDITGRLPTLEQAQEFLSDKRPDKRTRKIDDLLDSTGYADLFAAKWAGILRNKAGGNLEQVARETFGFHAWIRSSISSNKPFDQFVTELITARGKPGTNPAVSWYRAVKDPKDQMSDIAQVFLGVRIQCAQCHHHPYEKWSQDDFYGFQAFFNTIGRKEVYKLPEDDIIYHKRIVAVAKNPNTDRELKPTPLDEVALEIPAQRDPRIDLSNWISSPKNPFFAKMLVNRYWKHFFGRGLVEPEDDIRVTNPATHPALLNALADSFVKSNYDLKEVCRTICNSRTYQLSSFPNEHNKDDEQNYARYYPRRLTAEVMLDAMNDTAGAKNNFNHQPVGVRAVALPDDSANLESFFLRVFGRPQMDTACECERTANADLSQSLHLINSYAMQKLLSAPDGRAAQLARDKMKDDQTHINELYLHALSRLPTQNELDTALKHLKKKRKQSKADPKKLSMGQAEKDAYEDIIWVMINTKEFLFNH, from the coding sequence ATGAATTCAAAATTCGCAATCCGATTGCTTATCCCCTGTCTGGGGGCTCTATTGATTCTGAACCCTCAGCTGACCTATGCCGATCAGCTCTCAGGCTTTCTCCCAAACCAGGCGAAAACGATTGTTTTCAACGATCCGGACGCGCGGCAGCAATTATTGATCACTCTGAAAGAAAAATCAGGGGGCATTCGCGATGTGACTCGTGAAGTGCGCTATCATGTTGAGCCAGAGGGAGTTGTTCGTGTTAGTAAAACAGGCTACGTGACACCAATTGCGAATGGGCAGGCAACCATCACCGCACAGCTCAATTCAATCACTCCCCTTGTCTTTCCTGTCCAAGTTTCTTCATTTGAAAAACAACGGGCCGTCAGTTTTTACAATGATGTCATTCCTCAACTAACTCGTGCCGGCTGCAATAGTGGTGCCTGCCATGGCACACCAGCAGGAAAAAATAACTTCCGTCTCTCATTACTTGGTTATGAACCGCGTAATGATTTTGAATTCATCACAAAAGAATCACAAGGACGACGCGTTTCTCCAGCAGCACCCGAAACAAGTTTACTGCTCCGTAAAGCCACGGGAGGTATTCCGCATAATGGTGGAAAACGATTTGAAAAAAATGGAGCAGAATACAATCTGATTAAACGTTGGATTCAAGAAGGGATGAAATACGATCCTGAGAACGATCCGATTGTGGAACGAATCGAACTTTTCCCTAAAGATCGCGTACTCCCCAGACAATCGACACAGCAGCTTATTGTGATGGCATACTTTTCTGATGGGACATCGCGTGATATTACCCGCAAAGCAGAATTCAAGCCCAATCAACCCATGATGGCAGAGGTCGATGAGCATGGCGTTGTCCGTGTCAAGGAATTCACGGGAACCACGTCAGTCATGATTCGTTTTCAAGAACATGTTGCCGTATTTATGGCAACCATTCCGTTAGGTAAACCCACTCCCAATCTGCCTAAACCAAGTAATTTTATAGATGAACACATTTTTGCAAAACTAAAGGTCTTGGGGCTGCCACCATCTGGAGAATGTGATGATGCTACCTTCCTGCGACGCACAACATTAGACATCACCGGCAGGCTTCCCACTTTAGAGCAAGCACAAGAATTTTTGTCAGATAAACGACCTGACAAACGTACTCGAAAAATTGACGACTTGTTAGATAGCACAGGGTACGCAGATTTATTTGCCGCGAAATGGGCGGGAATCTTACGTAACAAAGCGGGAGGAAATCTGGAACAGGTTGCACGAGAAACATTCGGGTTTCATGCCTGGATTCGAAGCAGTATCTCCAGCAACAAACCCTTCGATCAATTTGTGACTGAGTTAATCACGGCCCGTGGTAAACCTGGTACCAATCCAGCCGTTTCCTGGTACAGAGCGGTTAAAGATCCCAAAGACCAGATGTCAGATATTGCCCAGGTTTTTCTAGGCGTGCGTATTCAATGTGCACAGTGTCACCACCATCCCTATGAAAAGTGGAGTCAGGATGATTTCTATGGCTTTCAGGCATTCTTTAATACGATTGGACGCAAAGAGGTTTATAAGCTGCCTGAAGATGACATCATCTACCATAAACGTATTGTGGCTGTTGCCAAAAATCCCAACACTGATCGCGAACTCAAACCCACGCCTCTCGACGAAGTCGCGTTGGAAATCCCTGCGCAAAGAGATCCAAGGATTGACTTATCAAATTGGATCTCTTCGCCAAAGAATCCCTTCTTCGCCAAGATGCTCGTGAATCGTTACTGGAAACATTTCTTTGGACGAGGACTTGTTGAACCGGAAGACGATATTCGGGTGACAAACCCGGCAACTCATCCAGCATTACTTAATGCTTTAGCAGATTCGTTTGTCAAATCAAATTATGATTTAAAAGAAGTCTGCCGTACTATCTGTAATAGTCGCACCTACCAACTCAGTTCATTCCCCAACGAACACAACAAAGATGACGAACAAAACTATGCACGATATTACCCCCGCCGACTCACTGCCGAGGTAATGCTTGATGCAATGAATGATACAGCCGGCGCGAAGAATAATTTCAATCATCAACCAGTGGGAGTCCGTGCCGTCGCACTACCCGATGATTCAGCCAACCTGGAATCATTCTTTCTGCGCGTGTTCGGCCGACCGCAAATGGATACCGCTTGTGAATGCGAGCGAACAGCGAATGCTGATTTATCCCAAAGCCTGCATCTCATCAATTCCTATGCGATGCAGAAACTTCTTTCCGCTCCAGATGGAAGAGCAGCCCAGCTGGCGCGTGATAAAATGAAAGATGATCAAACCCATATTAACGAATTATATTTGCATGCCCTGTCTCGGTTACCAACACAAAACGAACTCGATACAGCATTGAAACATTTGAAGAAAAAACGAAAACAATCGAAAGCTGACCCGAAGAAGTTGTCGATGGGACAAGCTGAAAAAGATGCCTATGAAGACATTATCTGGGTTATGATTAATACAAAAGAATTTTTATTCAACCATTAA
- a CDS encoding PPC domain-containing protein, giving the protein MNAIKLTQLNFLTMLVALFYQQVVLAQLPTADLARVEPFAASAGKSVEVTISGTNLDDTTELRFTHPGITAKPVLLPADDFFPKARIQGSKFTVTVAQNVPPGIYEARAVSYFGLSTARPFVVAAADSREVSESGNHATRETAMPVDVNSVITGSVASRGIDWYKFKATAGQRILVEILAERIDSKMDGQIIVYDSKGREVNRNRDWYGRDPFIEINSKQDNEFYVAISDILYRGGGNHFYRLSISDKPHIDFVFPPAGEPGSKNIYTVYGRNLPGGSLGKSVTLNGQQLESLEVEIRMPDVPTPPASFQPGTPRQGLLRASEFQLENSNSVKIGFATGPVVIESSHLNQQQVTLPVEIAGRFDEPNDEDVFRFRTEKGKTYCIEVISDRMQSQVDPALEVHQIMRSKEGVETLKKVAENDDLPSFFSVHNKDAINLNSNDASVSFVAEHDGDYAVTVLNQFGGGSPADIYRLAIREPKPDFQLIATTERTLPTGRTGYSVTPLLRKGAKWGVRIVAPRQDDFTGDIVITAENLPQGVTAQPLTLSGKTDRGILIISADPSAKTWAGEIKIIGKAQINQQQIVREAKFASLIWGHVFSDAIRVRSRLTTRIPLSVNEHEKAPVILAPVENKEWTVELNQKLEIPIKIINNGKRTGNLTIEPHGLFGMLRSPPTVNIAENKTEGKLVIDFKPNGNFKAQAGRYQFSLLGVGVTQYQHNLQASKKAAAELKRIENLVVQVKSDVDRTKAVVEKTKTILNQAKQNAAQSGSESERQAKLKKAQADYDTALKASKTAAAKLVQAEKVKTQLAAKAKSTESKASAKSNKFAVWSDLITVNVKKPADKK; this is encoded by the coding sequence ATGAACGCAATAAAACTGACACAACTTAATTTCCTTACGATGTTGGTTGCCCTGTTCTATCAACAGGTAGTATTAGCACAATTACCAACTGCTGATTTGGCACGGGTCGAACCATTTGCAGCCTCTGCAGGAAAAAGCGTTGAAGTGACTATCAGCGGAACGAACCTGGATGATACCACCGAACTGCGTTTTACTCACCCCGGCATCACGGCGAAACCCGTCTTATTGCCTGCAGACGATTTTTTTCCGAAAGCACGTATCCAAGGTTCAAAATTCACTGTCACAGTGGCACAGAATGTTCCCCCTGGAATCTATGAAGCACGCGCTGTCTCTTATTTTGGACTCTCTACAGCCAGGCCCTTTGTTGTCGCTGCCGCTGATAGTCGCGAAGTGAGTGAGTCCGGAAACCACGCAACCAGAGAGACAGCGATGCCTGTTGATGTGAATTCTGTGATAACGGGCAGTGTCGCTTCACGGGGCATTGATTGGTACAAATTCAAGGCAACCGCCGGTCAACGAATATTAGTCGAAATTCTTGCTGAGCGAATTGATTCGAAGATGGATGGCCAGATCATTGTTTATGATTCAAAAGGTCGTGAAGTAAATCGCAACCGTGACTGGTACGGTCGCGATCCTTTTATCGAAATCAACTCGAAACAGGATAACGAATTTTATGTGGCTATTTCTGATATTCTTTACCGAGGGGGAGGAAACCATTTTTATCGATTGAGCATCTCTGACAAACCTCACATCGACTTTGTTTTTCCTCCCGCAGGTGAACCGGGTTCAAAAAATATTTACACGGTATATGGTCGGAATTTACCAGGTGGTAGTTTGGGAAAATCCGTTACGCTCAACGGACAACAACTGGAATCGCTCGAAGTCGAAATTCGAATGCCCGATGTGCCTACGCCCCCTGCCAGTTTCCAACCCGGGACTCCCAGGCAGGGTCTACTACGTGCGTCAGAGTTTCAACTCGAGAATTCCAATTCCGTTAAAATCGGTTTCGCTACCGGGCCTGTAGTGATTGAATCATCTCACTTAAATCAACAGCAGGTTACCCTGCCAGTAGAAATCGCCGGACGTTTTGATGAACCGAACGATGAAGATGTTTTTCGATTTCGCACTGAAAAAGGAAAGACTTATTGCATCGAGGTCATTTCCGACCGCATGCAATCTCAAGTCGATCCCGCTCTGGAAGTCCACCAGATCATGCGATCAAAAGAGGGAGTGGAAACTCTCAAAAAGGTAGCCGAGAATGATGACCTTCCCTCTTTTTTCAGCGTTCATAATAAAGATGCAATCAACCTCAACTCGAATGATGCCTCTGTTTCTTTCGTCGCAGAACACGATGGTGATTATGCGGTAACAGTGCTCAATCAGTTTGGCGGAGGTAGTCCAGCCGATATTTACCGTCTGGCAATTCGAGAACCCAAACCAGATTTTCAATTGATTGCTACAACAGAACGCACCCTGCCTACCGGACGAACGGGCTATTCAGTGACTCCGCTTTTAAGAAAGGGAGCCAAATGGGGCGTCCGTATTGTCGCGCCACGCCAGGATGATTTTACTGGGGACATCGTAATTACCGCCGAGAATTTACCACAGGGAGTCACCGCGCAGCCTTTGACGCTCAGTGGAAAAACGGATCGTGGAATCCTTATCATTTCTGCTGATCCATCTGCGAAAACCTGGGCAGGTGAAATTAAAATCATTGGAAAGGCACAAATTAATCAACAACAAATTGTCCGTGAAGCAAAATTTGCCTCTTTGATCTGGGGGCATGTCTTTTCCGATGCCATTCGAGTGCGTTCCAGGCTTACGACACGTATTCCCCTTTCCGTGAATGAACACGAAAAAGCACCTGTGATTCTGGCGCCTGTGGAAAACAAAGAATGGACTGTCGAACTCAATCAAAAACTCGAAATCCCGATCAAAATTATCAACAATGGCAAACGGACGGGAAACCTGACAATAGAACCGCATGGTCTATTCGGGATGTTACGCAGTCCTCCTACAGTCAATATCGCGGAGAACAAAACTGAGGGAAAACTGGTGATTGACTTTAAACCAAATGGCAATTTCAAAGCGCAAGCCGGGCGTTACCAATTTTCACTATTGGGAGTCGGCGTGACTCAATACCAGCATAATCTACAAGCAAGTAAAAAGGCTGCTGCTGAATTGAAACGCATAGAAAACCTGGTCGTACAAGTTAAGTCCGATGTAGATCGCACGAAAGCAGTTGTTGAAAAAACAAAGACTATTCTAAATCAAGCCAAACAAAATGCAGCCCAATCCGGTTCAGAATCTGAACGACAAGCAAAATTGAAAAAGGCGCAGGCGGATTACGACACAGCACTCAAAGCGTCTAAGACGGCAGCAGCCAAACTGGTTCAGGCCGAAAAAGTGAAAACGCAATTAGCCGCAAAAGCAAAATCAACGGAATCAAAAGCATCAGCAAAAAGTAATAAATTTGCAGTCTGGTCAGATTTGATCACTGTCAATGTCAAGAAACCAGCAGACAAAAAGTAG
- a CDS encoding FG-GAP-like repeat-containing protein — MSVSDNDSAPQSRAKRWIAVLGVALLVFVAGGWGALYQFGRSAARAERLMYQAQRDHAMGREQQAERNAAEVLKINPSLDEAAFLAAECAVSQGKFQDALDYLKQLQTSNTEILVRSALFTSELQHYQLSRFSDAERSYRMVLALDSENIQANSNLARLLGLCGRRREAIPHVLYLIRRGVETDLLLLLARESGVINDLEALERARAAVPEDANPLLGLAWHAAEKEQTERAIQLLRAAIERQPDLIAAHVALGRQLLIAERYNELIVWEKQIPPAADEDAETWLVRAQIAEKEGLKEAAIRCYWEAALRAPELKLPNFRLANLLDEIGETQTAKKFAKHTVCLQELNVVQDRFFSTSDNASIEPALELAKSYELTGRIWEAFAWCQLGVRIDPEHQNAQRYLEELRAKIEGIPLSLTVNTANVAQSVDYSMYSLPRFRVIPPSSDKVRLNKPSTMSFRDDAKASSLHFQYFNGTEGRPSRRMFEFTGGGIGVLDFDMDGYPDIYFTQGRPWPPDEHANRDSDRLFRNCEAIRFEDVTTDVGIQESGFGQGVSVGDVNSDGFPDLYVANIGANCLWTNNGDGTFTDVTVEAGVGGSQWTTSCVLADLNADGLTDIYAVNYLTADDVFERICQHPDGSSRACLPFHFQGEIDRLWLNDGNGHFTDMTKGFLSVEPSGKGLGVAVWDEYGSGQLSLLVANDTVPNFFFVNESGSDHQPRLQERGIAAGLALNEDGKAEGCMGISLGDLNDDGQLDVHITNFLSESNTFYVNSSIGYYEDRTRMMDLHSPTLNVLGFGTQFLDLDLDGRLELFVSNGHVDDLRQQGRPYKMLPQLFQWNGQRFSKVDGTALGSYFQEKRLGRSVARIDWNRDGRNDLIVGHLEGGSALLTNTSLPAGNYLSLRLFGVESNRDAIGTTIQVRIDNKTITRQLTAGDGYQASNERRLIVGLGNARQIDELIVRWPSGKVQKFKKVSVSQELWLAEGGKLFSSVSDQSIPSIALD; from the coding sequence ATGTCCGTCAGCGACAACGATTCAGCTCCACAATCCCGAGCGAAGCGGTGGATTGCTGTATTGGGCGTTGCTTTGCTGGTCTTTGTTGCAGGGGGATGGGGAGCATTGTACCAATTTGGGAGATCAGCCGCGCGAGCAGAACGATTGATGTATCAGGCTCAACGTGATCATGCTATGGGACGAGAACAACAGGCAGAGAGAAATGCCGCTGAAGTTTTAAAAATCAATCCGAGTTTAGATGAGGCAGCATTCCTTGCGGCTGAGTGTGCCGTATCACAGGGCAAGTTCCAAGATGCCCTGGATTATCTGAAGCAATTACAAACATCGAACACAGAGATTCTGGTTCGTTCAGCGTTATTCACGTCTGAATTACAGCATTATCAGCTTTCTCGTTTTTCTGATGCAGAACGATCTTACCGCATGGTTCTTGCTCTCGATTCAGAAAATATTCAAGCTAACTCCAATCTTGCGAGACTTCTTGGGTTATGCGGACGTCGACGTGAGGCAATTCCCCACGTTTTATATCTGATTCGCCGAGGTGTAGAAACAGATTTGTTATTACTTCTTGCTCGAGAATCGGGAGTCATTAATGACCTGGAAGCGCTCGAACGGGCACGCGCAGCAGTTCCTGAAGATGCAAATCCCTTGCTGGGTCTTGCCTGGCATGCCGCAGAGAAAGAACAAACCGAACGTGCCATCCAATTATTACGAGCTGCAATAGAACGACAACCTGATCTCATAGCCGCCCATGTCGCGCTGGGGCGTCAATTGCTGATTGCAGAACGGTATAACGAACTGATTGTCTGGGAAAAACAAATTCCACCGGCGGCTGATGAAGATGCGGAGACCTGGCTTGTTCGAGCGCAAATCGCTGAAAAAGAGGGTTTGAAAGAAGCGGCGATTCGTTGTTATTGGGAAGCGGCCCTCCGTGCTCCGGAATTAAAACTCCCCAATTTTCGTCTTGCCAATCTTCTTGACGAAATTGGAGAGACACAAACTGCTAAAAAATTTGCAAAACACACCGTCTGTCTACAAGAACTGAATGTCGTTCAGGATCGATTTTTTTCAACGAGCGATAATGCAAGCATCGAACCGGCATTGGAATTGGCAAAAAGTTACGAATTGACTGGACGCATCTGGGAAGCATTTGCCTGGTGTCAACTGGGAGTTCGTATTGATCCAGAGCATCAAAATGCGCAACGTTATCTGGAAGAACTGCGAGCAAAAATCGAGGGGATTCCATTGAGCTTGACTGTCAACACTGCGAATGTTGCACAGTCTGTAGACTACTCGATGTATTCTCTTCCTCGTTTTCGAGTGATCCCTCCATCATCAGACAAAGTTCGTTTAAACAAGCCATCGACGATGTCTTTTCGAGACGATGCAAAAGCAAGTAGTCTGCACTTTCAGTATTTTAATGGAACCGAGGGACGTCCTTCGCGGAGAATGTTCGAGTTTACGGGCGGAGGTATCGGTGTCCTCGACTTTGATATGGATGGTTACCCCGATATCTACTTCACACAAGGGAGACCCTGGCCACCCGACGAGCATGCCAATCGTGATTCCGATCGTCTTTTTAGAAATTGTGAAGCAATAAGGTTTGAAGATGTAACTACCGATGTGGGCATTCAAGAAAGTGGCTTTGGACAGGGAGTTTCCGTTGGAGACGTTAATTCGGATGGATTTCCAGACCTCTACGTCGCAAACATTGGAGCCAATTGTCTGTGGACGAACAATGGCGATGGCACGTTTACTGACGTCACTGTAGAAGCGGGAGTGGGCGGCAGTCAATGGACTACGAGTTGCGTGCTGGCTGATCTGAACGCAGACGGATTGACAGACATCTATGCAGTTAACTATTTAACCGCGGACGATGTTTTTGAACGTATTTGTCAACACCCTGACGGTTCATCACGCGCGTGCTTACCCTTTCACTTTCAGGGAGAGATTGATCGCTTATGGCTTAATGATGGAAACGGTCACTTTACTGATATGACAAAGGGCTTTCTCTCCGTTGAACCGAGTGGAAAAGGACTTGGCGTAGCTGTGTGGGACGAGTACGGATCGGGACAATTAAGTCTCCTTGTTGCCAATGATACTGTACCAAACTTTTTTTTCGTGAATGAATCCGGTAGTGATCATCAGCCCCGTTTGCAAGAGCGGGGAATTGCGGCCGGTCTTGCTCTCAATGAGGATGGAAAGGCCGAGGGGTGTATGGGAATTAGCCTCGGTGATCTCAACGATGATGGGCAATTGGACGTTCACATAACGAACTTCCTTAGTGAATCAAATACGTTCTATGTAAATTCATCAATAGGGTATTATGAAGATCGTACGCGCATGATGGACCTTCATTCTCCCACATTGAATGTTCTCGGGTTTGGAACACAGTTTCTGGATCTGGATCTTGACGGACGTCTCGAATTATTCGTGTCAAATGGTCACGTTGATGACTTGCGCCAACAGGGGCGACCCTACAAAATGCTACCACAACTCTTTCAATGGAATGGACAGCGATTTTCAAAAGTCGATGGTACCGCTTTGGGTTCTTATTTTCAGGAAAAAAGATTGGGACGATCTGTTGCTAGAATAGATTGGAATCGGGATGGTCGCAACGATCTTATAGTCGGTCATCTTGAAGGTGGCTCCGCACTTTTGACAAATACGAGTCTTCCTGCAGGTAATTATCTTTCACTTCGATTATTCGGAGTGGAATCGAATCGAGATGCCATTGGAACAACGATTCAAGTTCGAATTGATAATAAAACCATTACACGTCAGCTTACCGCTGGGGATGGCTACCAAGCCAGTAATGAGCGTCGTCTCATTGTCGGTCTGGGCAATGCCAGACAAATTGACGAATTGATTGTCCGCTGGCCTTCAGGCAAAGTACAGAAATTTAAAAAGGTCTCGGTTTCCCAAGAGCTCTGGCTTGCAGAAGGAGGAAAACTCTTTTCAAGTGTCTCAGACCAGTCAATTCCGTCGATTGCTTTAGATTAA